From Theileria annulata chromosome 1, complete sequence, *** SEQUENCING IN PROGRESS ***, one genomic window encodes:
- a CDS encoding elongation factor (prokaryotic EFP) (Tap152h01.q1c.C.cand.20 - score = 22.75;~SMART pfam:EFP (PF01132) at aa 19-152, E()=1.50e-05): MTGFGIFSAQRAFLRCFTTFSASSLRQGMVFLHQGKYCEVVSFRQLKQGRGSSSIQLEYMDLMSRKVFTQNYPINSKVEKVDLERHNALVQYVDEDAKELIVSDHNFEDKSIDLSLIGQAHQFLSPGDEIQVYYHSDNIVKVTIPNHILSKVK, encoded by the exons ATGACTGGGTTTGGAATTTTTTCAGCCCAAAGGGCATTTTTAAGGTGTTTTACCACATTTTCAGCCAGTTCCCTAAGGCAAGGGATGGTATTTTTACACCAAG GTAAATATTGTGAAGTTGTTAGTTTTAGACAACTTAAACAAGGTCGTGGATCATCATCTATACAA TTGGAGTACATGGACTTGATGAGCAGAAAGGTATTTACACAGAATTATCCAATAAACTCAAAAGTTGAAA AAGTTGATTTGGAACGTCACAACGCGTTGGTTCAATACGTTGACGAAGATGCAAAGGAACTAATAGTCTCAGACCACAACTTCGAAGATAAATCCATTGACCTCAGTCTCATAGGACAAGCACACCAATTTCTATCAC CGGGTGATGAGATTCAAGTTTATTATCACTCTGATAACATTGTTAAAGTCACCATTCCAAATCATATCCTCTCAAAAGTCAAATga
- a CDS encoding diphtine synthase, putative (SMART pfam:TP_methylase (PF00590) at aa 2-222, E()=9.50e-07) translates to MVLSIVGLGLGDVEDITIKGFKAIKDADIVYLEIYTSFLINSDKHKLEEYYGKEIKEVDRIFVEEQNDTLLNEAKDKNVALLIAGDPFRYPLTPLSSLTTYPYIYYPYATTHVEIYYKAMNSGINVNVIHNASILNSVGITGLQLYRFGETVSIPFFEENWKPFSFYDKIMQNYNNNLHTLCLLDIKVRERSVENIMKNKLIFEEPSYLLPVIYNFEFGIFPYYSNINMNTVTHYHNYYYNFTIILRFKIGKIDFMVIGIARLSSEDQIIKSGKLEDLLNFDFGPPLHSLIVCSPHLHHYEQLFFNHYS, encoded by the exons atgGTTCTGAGTATTGTTGGACTTGGACTTGGTGATGTTGAAGATATTACCATTAAAGGGTTCAAAGCTATTAAAGACGCAGATATTGTATATCTTGAAATCTATACATCATTCCTTATCAACTCTGATAAACACAAACTA GAGGAGTATTATGGGAAGGAGATAAAGGAGGTGGATAGAATATTTGTAGAGGAACAGAATgatacattattaaatgaagcTAAGGACAAAAATGTGGCCTTACTTATTGCAGGAGATCCATTTAGGTATCCCCTTACTCCTCTTTCTTCCCTTACTACCTACccatatatttattatccCTA TGCCACAACTCATgttgaaatatattataaagCCATGAACTCTGGCATAAATGTTAATGTCATTCATAATGCCAGTATTCTCAATTCCGTTGGAATCACAGGACTACAA TTGTATAGATTTGGTGAGACTGTATCGATACCGTTTTTTGAGGAGAATTGGAAGCCTTTTAGTTTCTACGACAAGATAATGCAGAATTATAACAACAATTTACACACGTTGTGTTTATTGGATATTAAAGTTAGGGAACGGAGTGTTGAAAAcattatgaaaaataaactcATATTTGAGGAGCCCAG ttatttattaccTGTCATTTACAATTTTGAATTCGGAATTTTCCCCTATTactcaaatattaata TGAATACAGTAACTCACTACCATAACTATTActataattttactattattcTAAGATTTAAAATAGGTAAGATTGACTTTATGGTGATTGGCATAGCTCGCTTGAGTTCAGAAgatcaaataataaagtcTGGTAAACTTGaagatttattaaactttGACTTTGGGCCTCCTTTACACTCACTCATCGTCTGCTCTCCACATTTACATCATTACGAACAGCTCTTCTTCAACCACTACTCATAA
- a CDS encoding uncharacterized protein (Tap152h01.q1c.cand.22 - score = 12.82;~SMART pfam:UPF0020 (PF01170) at aa 225-404, E()=4.40e-07): protein MERCLFRMRMDVDYNELIEFELLALAELLGVSSGDFKLSYYKDENITCKLYSQSLTEYYLNCSPGNPVSDFKRLETTDQNVFLFGSVPSTDIAKAIFDRSILNKEIINVWAECENYDEILDYVLNECKAEMESHLLGKSWCVKYSKYNNKSNSDDIIKVLDKLLPIFQHAGDVDLINPITKIAIIEKYNINKKTCEKKLDRIYFGNILFERNDSPWWTNYCLSNRPILGPTSLENSLAFILSNLGKVKTGSVVYDPFVGSGGSLISSSIFGGYCIGSDIDIRILRGWGISYIKSNTSESNEKNIFVNFNHYKLLVPEIIRFDIKHSPFKHSNGWVDTIITDPPYGTKLLLDNSYYKHTININFIVASYMNNKLMKNINNNLRHKNCLELITFLLQIGLNVLVKHGRLIFLLPSHVNNIDESLSLINCKGYKVVYVGQQLLTGGNKH, encoded by the exons atggAAAGATGTTTATTTCGTATGCGTATGGATGTAGATTACAATGAGTTGATAGAGTTTGAGTTGTTAGCGCTGGCTGAGCTTCTGGGTGTAAGTTCTGGAGACTTTAAGTTATCCTATTACAAGGACGAAAATATCACTTGTAAACTCTATTCTCAGTCCTTGACTGAATATTATCTCAATTGTTCGCCTGGAAATCCTGTTTCTGATTTCAAAAGACTTGAAACTACTGACCAAAATGTCTTTCTCTTTGGCAGTGTTCCCTCAACTGATATAGCTAAAGCTATTTTTGATCGCTCAATACTTAACaaagaaattataaac GTATGGGCTGAGTGTGAGAATTATGATGAGATATTGGACTACGTGTTAAATGAATGTAAAGCTGAGATGGAGTCCCACTTACTGGGTAAAAGCTGGTGTGTAAAGTATAGTAAATACAacaataaatcaaattccGATGACATAATTAAAGTTttggataaattattaccaaTTTTTCAACATGCTGGTGATGTCGATTTAATTAATCCAATCACCAAAATCGCCATTATCGAA aaatataatataaataagaaGACTTGTGAGAAGAAATTGGATAGGATATATTTTGggaatatattatttgagCGTAATGACAGTCCCTGGTGGACCAATTATTGTCTTTCTAATAGGCCGATTTTAGGTCCAACTTCTCTTGAAAATTCACTTGCATTTATTCTCTCAAATTTG GGTAAAGTGAAGACTGGGAGTGTTGTTTATGATCCTTTTGTTGGCTCTGGTGGTTCATTAATCTCATCGTCGATCTTCGG TGGGTATTGTATTGGAAGTGATATTGATATACGGATATTGAGGGGTTGGGGGATTTCTTATATAAAAAGTAACACTTCCGAGTcaa ATgagaaaaatattttcgTCAATTTTAACcattacaaattattgGTTCCTGAGATTATTCGATTTGACATCAAACACTCT cCATTCAAACATTCTAATGGATGGGTTGATACCATTATCACAGATCCTCCTTATGGTACTAAATTACTCTTGGACAATTCCTACTATAAACatactataaatattaattttatagt AGCAAGttatatgaataataaactgatgaaaaatataaataataatttgagaCATAAAAATTGCCTTGAGTTAATTACGTTTTTACTACAAATTGGTCTCAATGTGCTAGTCAAGCACGGCAGACTCATATTCCTACTACCATCGCATGTTAACAA TATAGACGAGAGTTTGAGCTTAATAAACTGTAAAGGCTATAAAGTGGTTTACGTAGGACAACAATTACTGACTGGAGGTAACAAGCactaa
- a CDS encoding Rab5 GTPase, putative (SMART RAB 38-209, E()=1.96e-72;~1 probable transmembrane helix predicted for TA03030 by TMHMM2.0 at aa 205-227), with product MIKELINSFVSPSEGGNGKESTNSSHSDSKSKNPVYQFKLVILGDASVGKSCLVGRFVKNTFMEFQESTIGAAFMTQTVKLDDCNVKFEIWDTAGQERYRTLAPMYYRGSAAAIIVYDITLKDSFDQAKSWIKELKSHVEPNIILALAGNKADLEDRKVDTDVRAFFNLLTMVQDFASANNCLFMETSAKTGQNVHKLFTEIADISYWLPIIYLIICLTSVLAKLIPKCKRLSEFHDGFKMENRTSLNKFKCCNN from the exons atgatCAAGGAGCTAATAAATAGTTTCGTCTCTCCTTCTGAGGGCGGGAATGGGAAAGAAAGCACAAATTCCTCACATTCTGACTCTAAATCAAAAAATCCCGTGTATCAGTTCAAGTTGGTAATACTCGGTGACGCATCAGTTGGCAAAAGCTGCCTTGTTGGCCGATTTGTCAAAAATACTTTCATGGAATTCCAAGAATCCACCATCGGAG cTGCTTTTATGACACaaactgtaaaattagATGATTGTAACgttaaatttgaaatttggGATACCGCAGG GCAAGAGCGTTATAGAACATTGGCTCCAATGTATTATAG GGGATCTGCTGCTGCAATAATTGTCTATGATATTACTTTGAAGGACTCTTTTGATCAGGCTAAAAGCTGGATAAAAGAACTTAAATCTCATGTGGAaccaaatattatattag CACTTGCCGGTAATAAAGCTGATTTAGAAGATCGCAAAGTAGATACTGATGTACGTGCATTCTTTAACCTACTTACT ATGGTGCAGGATTTTGCCTCAGctaataattgtttatttatgGAAACGTCTGCTAAAACTGGTCAAAATGTGCACAAACTCTTTACTGAAATTG CTGATATAAGTTACTGGTTAcctataatttatttgattatttGTTTGACTTCGGTTTTAGCTAAATTGATACCGAAGTGTAAGAGGTTAAGTGAGTTTCATGATGGGTTTAAGATGGAGAACCGAACGAGCCTGAACAAGTTTAAATGCTGTAATAACTAA
- a CDS encoding uncharacterized protein (Tap152h01.q1c.C.cand.19 - score = 10.89;~SMART RRM (SM00360) at aa 66-130, E()=3.74e-05) — protein MVKNVKNEKDLEKNKNKLNDIFKTLKSSKETGDSKGKIIAKGNLAKEKEVIPNYVLLIVNFKHSIGLPFDVTESDIKQLFSGFNLSSVHFITRRNKPLGSCYVYLEENEAKDAIKLLNGKFFKQKFIITH, from the exons atggTAAAAAATGTCAAAAATGAAAAAGATCTAgagaaaaataaaaataaattaaatgacatttttaaaactttgAAAAGTAGTAAGGAAACGGGAGATTCCAAAGGTAAGATCATCGCAAAGGGGAATCTTGcaaaa gaAAAGGAGGTGATACCGAATTATGTCCTTTTGATTGTCAAT tttaAACATTCTATT GGATTACCCTTTGATGTTACTGAGTCTGACATTAAGCAACTTTTTTCAGgctttaatttatcttcaGTTCATTTTATAACCA GGAGAAATAAACCGTTGGGAAGTTGTTATGTATATTTAGAGGAAAATGAAGCCAAAGATGCTATAAAACTACTCAATGGCAAATTCTTCAAACAAAAGTTcattattacacattaa
- a CDS encoding SfiI-subtelomeric fragment related protein family member, putative (Tap152h01.q1c.cand.21 - score = 212.81;~SMART 8 pfam:DUF529 (PF04385) domains at aa 85-223, E()=1.40e-65; 440-593, E()=2.90e-25; 862-1008, E()=6.90e-34; 1052-1190, E()=1.50e-62; 1257-1398, E()=5.10e-67; 1402-1600, E()=2.60e-75; 1696-1836, E()=6.10e-70; 1884-2019, E()=1.00e-57; ZnF_NFX (SM00438) at aa 797-823, E()=0.00e+00): MLKHLGELSVLTQSTGTGTSAGQVSQSPITESQPKSSSSATDQSSSGSGESQEGQSTTSTNPVTSGSGSGTEGTVVPKSVEPTKVTLDINSSQSTSQFDYTKSDKINTFRVKDGHVFSKVTKGSTDIWEFKDNDCGTKVIFIDENKKYVSILLQNGGFIFYILSDDGTWKDITSTRHDIDRLKFFGDSDNPLTKNDYDVTIADYSYRFTFKAGVNCKKIKYADDELWKPSDDPDFAEITAFDLGLVSNSFFVKNRSKFKKLDFNPTQAKGGQSTTPVSEVVTATSVQQTSLTIISEPAPEKASVTVLAPTGRPRPKKTPEVSTDNRTAITLNIAEKASNSAIDFKEDYQKNVMVFSSKEKYVFNKIIKTGGSECCDSKCCDSETVIWEANDQTKYFDKVYVDGLGTFSKTKNMSLHLCNGNFIHLNGSDSGPWSEYPGVIDLDVRISKSNIKVDYFQKDNYRIYVAKPGYTIRKVFKSKKCGSECCCSGLVIWEAQGEHALKVVLMGSKKEPKHLAVLMNNGELTLLSKSGKGQPWQDVTSTKNKITDLKMYAMADSKTVELHKGHYSITLFNEFYGYLFYDGIGCVKVTHKGKNIWDLREEGDFGCLKGVFLDLKSNKFNVMNDDDRCWVCEEVRKVNPVTLDISSKASTDDFDYTVDHNRKINIYTSKGNAMFYQVIKTSSTNCCGSRCCGSETVIWEASDPQNYASKVFADGVGACSSTKNVSIYLLNGEILHFNEGDNVWQKSDDKIILDVDKTSSTIGYDFVHHGETRTFTVKPGYLFKTVMLSSSLTWLVCGSSCCKSACLSDHIFWEAETEEECSTKVTVYGVKTTVTNINIFLKNNEVKHFHKADGKWVLETSIVLDIESNKDNDLFEYRSTRNFGHFNPKPNLTITKIVKKSLEIWTAKPKDHGLKAVLMGSGKDEKFMSILLQSGNFVLLRKCGKGECWEDITQEKSDFSDIKMYSLEEGTSKYHLLTGNDYDPIIFESRYGYEFKDSVKCVKITYNDNLLWSHTDDPEFGYLKGLYLDLPKDQFSVTNLKDQTKQLTKARIVLNIEKTQSSNRYFYLKDDDIHTYTPRSVYVFKKISDGTTLVWESKTDVLGRLVMSKIKDGVKYLAILLTNNMFKLFKLEDGKWTEITDTRHDVSKLKFFGENDTVLTSSDYKVSLVDLSYQCTFKSGGICKKIMYDDDDLWKHTDDPKFESIEKFHLNLISNNLFVKNYPEFKKLDYKPTTVTSAVSAPLTSVTKPAEPTGTPVAVDISKTKSTKQLDYFKDGDCEKYTPKDGFKFNKVTKGGTVIWETKDNVFSKLVRTKTKDDGKYLAILLTNNTFKLFKQESGKDKPWVDITSDRADVSRLRFFGESDTTLSQSEYEVTIVDYAYQFTFNSGVKCKKIKYADDDVWKHTDDPKFESIINLQLGLISNNFFVKNYPEFKKLEIKQTTETAAVITPVSVTKPAEPTKITLDIEKTETTSEFEYTDQNGVITYAAKDNHLFDKVSQGTKVVWESKTDVCGTLVRTKTSKSVKFLVVLLTNNMFTLFHLDGNEWKDITSDRHDITNLKFLGENDAEITSSDYTVTIVDLSYTFLFNTGVSCKKVKYGDDEVWNHTDDTKFADIKSFSLGLASNSFFVKNQSDEVKKIEEKAEAEAKAAEAKTEEPEPTSVTEAQEDEGEAETKPVTPPAPTPETTPAEPTVTAVALDIEKTQSTSEFDYSDQNGIVTYSVKSGHGFNKVTKGTIVIWESTDLYGTLVRTKVFSNNERFLAIIFYNNAFKLFRQSEEDKRWEDITEKRHDVTKLKFLSHSDREFTNVDFTVSFVDFFYTYKFNDGVKCKKIMLGEGELWTHAEDPEFSEIKSLSLDLPINKFYVTNLKDKTKELTMPNIIIDSLDIKTSQTTTGFDYSRISDFHKCTPKFGYVFSKVAYDNTVIWESKDNLYGTQVMFIEGVKYLAILMTNNVFKLFEHHNDKWHETTSKRHDVTKVKFFGDNDTPLSSSDYNVSFVDFFYRLKFNTGVKCRKIKLGDEELWKHTDDPKFSEIILFSLGLASNNFFVKSMAGHCKKLPEPAVPTSTTEAEESTDPAQPAQPAGQPAESAETSTSAQPAESNQPEEHDSSEHSTPPTSSASSS; the protein is encoded by the exons ATGCTAAAGCATTTAGGGGAATTGTCT GTACTAACTCAGTCAACCGGGACTGGTACCAGTGCAGGTCAGGTAAGTCAGTCACCAATCACTGAATCACAACCAAAATCAAGTTCATCTGCAACTGATCAATCCAGTAGTGGTAGTGGAGAAAGTCAAGAAGGTCAATCAACAACATCCACTAATCCAGTCACATCTGGTAGTGGTAGTGGTACTGAGGGAACAGTAGTTCCAAAATCAGTAGAACCTACCAAGGTTACTCTGGATATTAACTCCAGTCAGAGTACAAGTCAATTTGACTATACCAAGagtgataaaattaacactTTCAGAGTCAAGGATGGCCATGTGTTCAGTAAGGTAACTAAGGGAAGTACTGATATTTGGGAGTTTAAAGATAATGACTGTGGAACTAAggttatatttattgatgAGAATAAGAAATATGTGTCAATCCTACTTCAGAATGGTggatttatattttatatactgtCAGATGACGGTACTTGGAAAGACATCACCTCTACCAGACATGATATTGACAGACTGAAATTCTTCGGTGACTCTGATAATCCTCTCACCAAGAATGACTACGACGTTACTATCGCAGATTACTCGTATAGATTTACTTTCAAAGCCGGAGTCAACTGTAAGAAGATCAAGTATGCTGATGACGAACTTTGGAAGCCTAGTGATGATCCCGATTTTGCTGAGATAACTGCGTTTGATCTTGGTCTTGTATCTAACAGTTTCTTTGTGAAGAATAGATCTAAATTTAAGAAACTAGATTTTAATCCGACTCAAGCTAAGGGAGGTCAATCAACAACACCAGTGTCTGAGGTAGTCACTGCCACTAGTGTTCAACAAACTTCATTGACCATCATATCTGAACCTGCTCCAGAAAAGGCTTCTGTTACAGTTCTGGCTCCTACTGGCAGACCTAGACCTAAGAAAACTCCTGAGGTGTCTACTGATAATAGAACAGCTATTACACTCAACATAGCTGAAAAGGCAAGTAATAGCGCCATTGACTTTAAAGAGGATTATCAGAAAAATGTTATGGTATTTAGTTCTAAGGAGAAATACGTATtcaataaaatcattaagACTGGTGGCTCTGAGTGCTGTGACTCCAAGTGCTGTGACTCGGAGACGGTCATTTGGGAGGCCAATGATCAAACTAAGTACTTTGATAAAGTCTATGTTGATGGTCTCGGAACATTTTCGAAAACTAAAAATATGAGTCTTCATCTTTGTAACGGGAACTTTATACACTTAAATGGGTCTGACTCTGGACCCTGGAGTGAGTATCCAGGTGTCATAGATCTTGATGTAAGGATTTCAAAAAGTAATATTAAAGTTGATTACTTTCAGAAAGATAACTATAGGATATATGTGGCTAAACCTGGATACACAATCAGAAAGGTTTTCAAGTCAAAGAAATGTGGTTCAGAATGTTGCTGTTCAGGGTTGGTTATATGGGAGGCACAAGGTGAACACGCACTTAAGGTAGTGTTGATGGGCTCTAAGAAAGAACCAAAACACCTTGCAGTTCTTATGAATAATGGTGAACTTACTCTCCTATCCAAGAGTGGTAAGGGTCAGCCATGGCAGGATGTAACCTCTAcaaagaataaaattactgaTCTAAAGATGTATGCTATGGCTGATAGTAAGACCGTGGAGCTTCACAAAGGACACTACTCCATAACCTTGTTTAACGAATTTTATGGTTATTTGTTCTACGATGGAATTGGTTGTGTGAAGGTTACCCATAAGGGTAAGAATATTTGGGACCTGAGGGAGGAAGGTGACTTTGGTTGCCTGAAAGGAGTCTTCCTTGATTTGAAATCTAATAAGTTTAACGTAATGAATGATGATGATAGGTGCTGGGTATGTGAAGAGGTCAGGAAGGTAAATCCTGTCACCCTCGACATCAGCAGTAAAGCCAGTACTGACGACTTTGATTATACGGTCGATCATAAcagaaaaattaacatcTACACCTCCAAGGGTAACGCAATGTTCTATCAGGTCATTAAGACGAGTAGTACCAATTGCTGTGGCTCACGATGTTGTGGTTCAGAGACTGTGATCTGGGAGGCCAGTGATCCTCAAAACTATGCCAGCAAGGTTTTTGCAGATGGTGTAGGTGCCTGTAGCAGTACCAAAAACGTTAGCATATACTTGTTGAACGGTGAAATATTACACTTTAATGAGGGTGATAATGTGTGGCAGAAGTCTGATGACAAAATTATCCTTGACGTCGATAAGACCTCTAGTACCATTGGTTATGACTTTGTCCATCATGGTGAGACGAGGACATTCACTGTAAAGCCTGGATACCTATTCAAAACTGTAATGCTCAGTAGTTCGTTGACTTGGCTAGTGTGTGGTTCGAGTTGTTGTAAGTCAGCATGTCTTTCAGATCATATTTTTTGGGAGGCAGAAACTGAAGAGGAGTGTTCAACCAAGGTTACGGTCTATGGTGTCAAAACAACTGTTACGAACATTAACATATTCCTCAAAAATAATGAGGTTAAACACTTTCACAAAGCGGACGGGAAGTGGGTTTTAGAAACTAGCATTGTTCTTGATATTGAGAGTAATAAGGATAATGACCTATTTGAATATAGATCCACAAGAAACTTCGGTCACTTCAATCCTAAGCCCAATTTGACTATCACCAAGATCGTAAAGAAATCCCTGGAGATATGGACTGCCAAACCAAAGGATCATGGACTCAAGGCAGTACTGATGGGTTCTGGTAAGGATGAGAAATTCATGTCCATTCTGCTACAGAGTGGTAACTTTGTACTTCTTAGGAAGTGTGGTAAAGGTGAATGCTGGGAAGACATCACTCAGGAAAAGAGTGATTTCTCAGATATCAAGATGTATTCCCTGGAAGAGGGTACATCCAAGTATCATCTCCTGACTGGGAATGATTATGATCCAATAATATTCGAGTCTAGATATGGatatgaatttaaagatTCTGTTAAGTGTGTGAAGATCACATACAATGATAATCTACTGTGGTCACACACTGATGATCCTGAGTTTGGATACCTGAAGGGTCTATATCTGGATCTTCCTAAAGACCAGTTCAGTGTCACAAATCTTAAAGATCAGACAAAGCAACTTACCAAAGCTAGGATTGTTCTTAATATTGAGAAGACTCAGAGTAGTAATAGGTATTTCTACTTAAAGGATGATGATATTCATACATACACGCCCAGATCTGTATATGTATTCAAAAAGATATCTGATGGTACCACATTGGTTTGGGAATCTAAAACTGATGTCTTAGGCAGATTGGTAATGTCTAAGATTAAGGATGGTGTTAAATACCTAGCCATATTACTcacaaataatatgttcaaaCTATTCAAACTGGAGGATGGTAAGTGGACCGAAATCACCGATACCAGACACGATGTTTCCAAACTTAAGTTCTTTGGAGAGAATGATACTGTGCTTACGTCCTCAGACTACAAGGTTTCGTTAGTCGATCTATCGTATCAATGCACATTTAAATCTGGAGGCATCTGTAAGAAGATCATGTATGATGATGACGATCTTTGGAAACACACGGATGATCCTAAGTTTGAGTCAATAGAGAAATTTCATCTAAATCTTATAtcaaacaatttatttgttaagAATTACCCTGAGTTCAAAAAACTAGATTATAAACCGACTACTGTAACATCTGCTGTATCAGCTCCTCTAACATCTGTTACCAAACCAGCTGAACCTACAGGCACTCCTGTTGCTGTTGACATATCCAAGACCAAGAGCACCAAACAGTTAGACTACTTTAAGGATGGAGATTGTGAAAAATATACTCCTAAGGATGGCTTCAAGTTCAACAAGGTTACTAAGGGAGGTACCGTTATTTGGGAAACGAAAGATAATGTCTTTAGTAAATTAGTCAGGACTAAGACTAAGGATGACGGAAAATATCTAGCAATACTACTCACAAATAATACGTTCAAACTGTTCAAACAGGAGTCTGGTAAAGATAAGCCTTGGGTGGATATAACATCCGATAGAGCCGATGTTTCTAGACTTAGGTTCTTTGGAGAGAGTGACACAACTCTAAGTCAGTCCGAGTATGAAGTTACAATAGTCGATTATGCTTATCAATTCACTTTCAATTCTGGAGTGAAGTGTAAGAAGATAAAATATGCTGATGATGATGTTTGGAAACACACGGATGATCCTAAGTTTGAGTCaatcataaatttacaaCTTGGTCTTATTTCAAACAATTTCTTTGTTAAGAATTACCCTGAGTTCAAAAAACTAGAAATCAAACAAACTACTGAAACGGCAGCTGTGATAACTCCAGTGTCTGTCACCAAACCAGCAGAACCAACGAAGATAACTCTGGATATAGAAAAAACTGAGACCACTAGTGAGTTTGAATACACTGATCAGAATGGTGTCATTACATACGCTGCTAAGGATAACCACCTGTTCGATAAGGTATCTCAAGGTACCAAGGTTGTTTGGGAATCTAAAACTGATGTCTGTGGTACTTTGGTCAGGACTAAGACTTCCAAGAGTGTTAAATTCCTGGTTGTCTTATTgacaaataatatgttcacATTATTCCATCTGGACGGTAATGAGTGGAAGGATATCACTTCTGATAGACATGATATTACTAATCTTAAGTTCCTTGGTGAGAACGATGCTGAAATTACGTCGTCTGACTACACAGTAACCATAGTCGATCTATCCTATACCTTCTTATTCAACACTGGAGTCAGCTGTAAGAAGGTGAAGTATGGTGATGACGAAGTATGGAATCATACTGACGATACTAAGTTTGCTGATATAAAGTCATTTTCACTAGGTCTTGCCTCAAATAGTTTCTTCGTTAAGAACCAGTCTGATGAAGTCAAGAAGATAGAAGAGAAGGCTGAAGCTGAGGCTAAGGCTGCTGAAGCTAAGACTGAGGAACCTGAACCGACTTCAGTCACTGAGGCTCAAGAAGATGAGGGTGAGGCTGAGACTAAGCCCGTCACTCCACCAGCTCCTACTCCTGAGACTACTCCAGCTGAACCTACAGTCACTGCCGTTGCCCTTGACATTGAAAAGACTCAAAGTACAAGTGAGTTCGACTATAGTGATCAGAATGGAATTGTCACATACAGTGTTAAGTCTGGACATGGATTCAATAAGGTTACTAAGGGTACCATTGTTATTTGGGAATCCACTGATCTTTATGGCACTTTGGTCAGGACCAAGGTATTCAGTAATAATGAAAGATTTTTGGccattatattttataacaaTGCTTTCAAGTTGTTCCGTCAGTCAGAAGAGGATAAGCGTTGGGAGGATATCACTGAGAAGAGACATGATGTCACCAAATTGAAGTTCCTAAGTCATAGTGATCGTGAATTTACGAATGTTGACTTTACAGTTTCCTTTGTTGACTTCTTTTATACTTATAAGTTCAATGATGGAGTCAAATGTAAGAAGATCATGCTGGGTGAAGGTGAGCTATGGACTCATGCCGAAGATCCTGAGTTTTCGGAGATAAAGTCACTTTCTCTAGATCTTCCTATAAATAAGTTCTATGTCACAAATCTTAAAGATAAGACAAAAGAACTTACCATGcctaatattattattgacTCTCTTGACATTAAAACTAGTCAGACCACAACTGGGTTTGACTACTCTAGGATTTCTGATTTCCATAAATGCACTCCTAAGTTTGGATATGTGTTTAGTAAGGTTGCTTATGATAACACTGTTATCTGGGAATCTAAGGATAATCTATATGGTACCCAAGTAATGTTTATTGAAGGTGTTAAATATCTAGCCATCCTAATGACTAATAACGTGTTCAAACTGTTCGAACATCACAATGACAAGTGGCACGAAACAACCTCTAAAAGACATGATGTTACAAAGGTCAAGTTCTTTGGTGATAATGATACTCCTTTAAGCTCGTCTGACTACAATGTTTCCTTTGTGGACTTCTTTTATAGATTAAAGTTTAATACTGGTGTCAAGTGTAGAAAGATTAAGCTTGGAGATGAAGAACTGTGGAAACATACTGATGATCCTAAATTTTCAGAaatcatattattttcacTGGGTCTAGCTTCAAACAATTTCTTCGTGAAGAGCATGGCTGGCCACTGTAAGAAACTGCCTGAGCCTGCAGTGCCTACCAGTACCACTGAAGCTGAAGAATCTACAGATCCCGCCCAGCCTGCTCAACCTGCGGGACAGCCTGCAGAATCCGCCGAGACTAGCACCTCTGCACAACCTGCAGAATCCAATCAGCCCGAAGAGCATGACTCCTCCGAACATTCTACCCCTCCTACTTCAAGTGCATCATCTTCCTGA